Part of the Alosa alosa isolate M-15738 ecotype Scorff River chromosome 18, AALO_Geno_1.1, whole genome shotgun sequence genome is shown below.
CAGTAACTCAAGCTGATGTGAAGGGAAGATCTGACATAGTGAAGTGTGAGGAGGTGTTACTCAGAAATTGCAGGTGGTGTGTATTTGGCCTCATCAGGAAAATGGCTTTTTGTGTAGACACAATTACCAGGAGACAGCCAGGACAACTACAGGTGAGCTCacactgttttcttttttaattttaagCAAATGGTGACACATTTGTAATTGAAAGCCTTGTACTCTCTATTAAGGGAGACAATTTCAGGACTAGTACAACTACACATATGATGCAGCAGTTTAAACTAACTGAGTTGAGGCAACTAATTGAGTTGCCAATTGATAAATTCTGATGATTAAATAGAATGATGAAAGGTGTTGAGCAAAAGTTTGTGGATAAAAGTGTCATTAATATCCAGAATTCTTGTCACTTAATTTCTCTAGGGACAAAGAGAACAAGTTCCATCTGAAATGGAGGAAGCTTACAACCAGACATCAGTGTACATTACGCCTACACATACCTACTTACCAACGTCTGGCTTTGAAAACAGTGTTACATATTTTAAAGATAATAATTCTCAGTCTACACATTTGGAGGACAACTTGGAGTTGGCAATTCACTCTCTGAGTTTCTTAGCTGCGTTCCTTGGACTTTGCTTTGCTGTCTATGGATTATACTCTCTGGTCAAAACTGGTCTTTTTTCTCAAGTGTTTGTTATAAACCTGTTCATTTCTGATCTgattcaaacttttgccaatttgATTGGAATTTCTAAAGAATTTGTGATTTTATCAGATTTAATAACCATCACTATCCATGACTTCTGGGATTACATGAGGTTAATCTTCTTCATTGGTGTGATGGCTAATGTTTGCTTTATGGTGTTTATATCTGCTGAGAGATATGGAATGATTGCTCATCCTGTTTGGTATAGAAGCCTCCACACGATCAGGACATCAGTCATTGTGTCGGTCACTGTTTGGGTCATATTGCCCATCATTGTGATCATCACTGGGCTTTATACTTTACATGTTGTGTTATCTGAACTCTTGGTTATGCTTCTCCCGTATCCCTGGATGATATTCTTTTTCGTGGGGACATGGAGGGCTCTCTCCAGGAATACATCAGTACCTCGTCATGAGCAGAGACGGATTATGAGAACCCTGGCTCTTGTTCTTAGCATTTATACAGTCTTATTTCTACCTTATGTGATGGTGGAGATTGACATTTACTACCCATTTGTAAACAACAGAACCTCATGGATTTACCTTGTGGAGTTTGCTTACTTTCTCATAGCACTGAATCCATTATTTGATTTtatcctttatttatttatgaggaGGGATGCTAAAGATATCTTTAGGTCCCTATTCTGTTTTTGTAAGAGACATGAAGACGAAAGAGTTACAGAAACTGTCACAGAGGCCCAAGTCTAAACGTCTTCAATCTatttgttatttaaaaaaaaaaaatcacacaaagAAAATGAACTACTGTACCATGAATGCACAATTGTATGGTCTGATGATTAATGAATAGCTGTTGTAACGTGCTCTCTGAATAATGTCTGTTACACTCAGTGGACCATTATATTCTTGTTATGTTCTATTTGTTTTTGTCAATGTCCTATGGGAACCCTGGCTCTTGTTCTTTTGTGTTTACTCCATGTTATTATTACCATGTAGTAACGTTCATTAAACTATGGTTTCACGTCTATAttcagctctggaaaaaaaattaGAAACCACTGCACATGTTTTGATGACAGCCACAGTCATATTgaaaactagactgcatttccggcgggaactgcgaaagtgtgcttgccctggtctagtcaccaacgtgagcagacagtgacatacgctatgctgaacctggcttgatccaagcattctaacagtgcctttcagtgttggagcagtagcaatacctcaaaagctctattcaactattgccttgcggggtgaatgcagttcgttggattttacctgtggcctgccttcgaatttagcttctatgactaaaatcaaatcaataaaataaaacaacagcagtgattggctgcaaaaataaataatgtcacacatCTTGCACCtttcaaactgggctatcaggtaacctagagaaaaaattgaaattatgaaatatgactaaggcattaaaatgctgcttgtttgtcaggatactttttcactgatttattttaatatattccatcccctaattctgttttactggtttatttgacaaataatctatatggatttgctctataaagaccttatgtctgtttgggattgttttgagagcctattgatgtatctcagaataaaggaatgtccattAGTGacgttttttttgtgtgtgtgtgtgaatgtattttacttaactcattgaatgtagatGGATAcccatgaacgcatgtctctaatagccacaataggactaattttagcaacaccgtattttgtgtggcccataacgacccagtggatcataaaaacatgctaaaaaattcacattccttgcttgctTGTTGGTACAttttaatcccattcagattgctacttatctgtgatgtaagagttcagtataggtttaaggtctggggcagggatttgacattctgtgacttcttcattgagggcttgcttggcagcactgtccgctttctcatttcccctcagaccaacatggcctgggacccagcaaaaaactacactcaagttctggttctttagacgttctagttgattaagctcagctttggttgtactttttgcgtgacattaaagcctactggaaagaattttaattgcaatttaattgaatgcaatttactttcaCGATTAAATAacattaatttatccctctcacccatagttttctatttatttacaaatgtacataggcctactgtaattacatttatacatagttattctactgatcttcatactattcatcctgcacatagacttattcttacttctcttataatgttgtttctgcactacaatgacactgtttccacactgcacatagctgtatgttatgtacatatctgttatatatttgtcatattgaatatccatatttattctgttttattatattctgttaatacactgcatatatctatattattatttctactattataatgttactattctctgtgtgtgtaaacaagACCCATAACCCTGTGCCAGCGTGAGCAAGAAATACATGTTAGAATTTGAATTAAAGTTAAATGTGCGTCTTAACTTCTAGTACAGTACGCTGTGTTTGGAAAATAGGGTCCCACTGGATTTTCATGTaaatttttttgcatattttgctaatatagagtctaaggaacaataatttttttgtcttcaaattttcacgttccatctttagtgtttttttctatatgttttaaaataagcgATTATATCTAGTCTGAAAAGTGattttcttctaattttttgaCAATTAATTCCACTTTTTGCACACAAAACCCCCAGATAATGTAGAAAGGTTGTTGGTTCTAAAACAATATCCATAGTTTTCAAACTTTGAGTGTTTGAAAAGTGTAAAAACACCTCCACCCTTGTTGCCTAAAATCAAAAATGATTTCTTAATCTTTGCTTTTCTTGATGCTTTCCTTGACCTGCCATGTCATTCTattgtcttttttaaaaaaaaaattgtcttggAAATAATCTTATAATAGTACAGGCAACACAGTACACCACTAGGTGTCATAGGCATGGGTAGTTGAGGAACAGTAGaaaaaattaacaaacaaaagaatataaggtacaaacaaacagacaaaccacggatggccctctcacagcctgaactaatacaaaaaacaaataactcaAGGGAAAACATTGCTCAAACACTAAACCATGTGCATTTGCTCTCTTAAAAGCAACCGGCTATCCACAGCCAACAGGCTGGGCATGCAAGAAGCAATGAAGTCTTAGAATTAAGAATAAAGCCATGTtcttccaacaacaacaaccacaaacgCCCATGCGCCAAAAATTTCAAATGACCGGCATTGTTCTCCCAGAGAGGAAGCTACGTATATGATCACCACCCACGGGTGGGCATGTGCGCCAGCGCTGCAGGTCAGCCtttccacatacacacctggCTTTAAAGTTCACTGCCCTGGTAGCATACCTATCTACTGCCAAGGCCTGAAGGAGATGGGGAGAATATTTACTTCTGCTACACTGGCAGAGAACTCATGTGAAACAGACTGTGGGAGGTGGAAGGGGTTTGAATGCTGTCCGGCAGTATTATGAGTGGAACGTCTTAGGGGGGCCCTCTTCCCAATACAGCCTGATCTTATAGTGTGTGCCAATTCCATCAAGACACTCCACAATTTTATACTTGGTAGACACCCATGTCTCCTGGATTTTGTGGCGACCGTGAAAATGGTTCTTGCAAAAGAgcttacatgtacattataTTTAGCTTACATAttgtatgtcagctatattataAGGGATCACATtttccccggagcaacttggggttaagtgtcttgctcaagggcataacagtgaaagccgggaattgaaccaacaactttTAGGCTACtacacactagcccagctccttaaccactacactaccactgcccacTAGAAAAAGACTAGAGTGCCAGGTGGTAATATGGGTACAGTGACAGGACCGCACACTGCAATCTCCCAGAAGAACTAAACTTATTGAGTTAAAAACATAacgcaacgtttcgacccacAAGGGTCTTCATCAGGCCTGATGAGGCGAAACGTTGAGGTGGGATGTGCATACAACCACTTTGAAGAGGACTACAGTGTTAGGACCACCATGCCTACGATATGCCGCAGCCTCTTCTAAGTGTCTCCTAGCACTAGCACAGAAGTCAGGTACTCTTGATGTTGCACCACCCAATCAGTCGGTGGACTGTCCCTGTGGTCACCTCTAGTATTTCCAAGTAGGTGGTCGACTGGTAACTGTGGCTTCTGACCGAACA
Proteins encoded:
- the LOC125311922 gene encoding ovarian cancer G-protein coupled receptor 1-like, producing the protein MRTLALVLIIYTVFFLPYIALMLLLQVLPGLMRRSIVQRFAVMTSTLLSLNPMVDPVIYVFMRNRNWVVLVVALPITLLAIYRLYFFIRADHVAPVYVINLLISDIVQIWGNPLSLYVFMRRDAKDILWAFPCFRQFQKCRKPLETQPTNLITITIHDFWDYMRLIFFIGVMANVCFMVFISAERYGMIAHPVWYRSLHTIRTSVIVSVTVWVILPIIVIITGLYTLHVVLSELLVMLLPYPWMIFFFVGTWRALSRNTSVPRHEQRRIMRTLALVLSIYTVLFLPYVMVEIDIYYPFRHEDERVTETVTEAQV